TCACATCCAGCCCTCGGGCGGTACTGGACATGGATGGACAGCCCGCCGTTGGACTGGACGCTACCGAAATCAAGTGCACGTGTCTGGTATGCCTGTGACGGTGAGCTAGTGTTGCCAAGGGCTCGACGCGGCCACGGGCCACCTGGACGCTCACCGACGATGGGAAGCGACGTATCAATATACCTGTCATGGTGATCCAGAGTGGGACAAACCATGCCCAGATTGTGGCGTTAGAAATTCTAAGAGATAGCTCAGCGGCAGCTGATGGGTGACAAGCGAACTTTTTTATATTCACCTGCGCTAATTTTGAGTGAGGACGCAGGCCACTCCCTTGCCTTTGTGGCGGGGACTGGCTTGGTAACCATGTGCGGTCACAGCGCACGTGTGCTGACGTCCGGCGGTTCCTTTACCGTTACAACTCGTTTAGCAGGTATTCCCGTACAACGTCCGATTGTAACCGATTGGCGAGCGACTGGAGTGGCTGACTACCTCTAACAGGCCCCAGCGTAGGGTCACTGTCGGTCAGTTTGAATTCAGGAACTACCGCCACTCATGCAAATTACTCTTCTTCAAAGAGGTTCTGTGCCCGCCGATAGATCGGCTGTCCAAGCCAGGAACGTTGTTCGGCGAGGTGGTCAAGCTTCTCCAGAGCCGTTTGTCTATCGAGGACCTGCCGGGTTACCAGTGCTTTGAGAACGATAGGCGAAATAGCGACCTGTGCGTCGACAGCGGTCTGCAGTTCCGGCAGGGCACGGAAATCATCAGTGATGAGGAACGCTGCGTCAAGATCGTTGCACAGGAGCGCACAGCTCCCTTCGCCCTCGTCAATCCGAGATGAGGACAGCGTGCCGTCAACGTCTCTGACAGTGAACTGTTCTGTGCTGTCGAGCACAGTCTGTGCGGCACGACCGTGGGTGTCGTCGTAGTCACTGGTCGCGTCGAGTTCGTCGATCACTGTCTCTGTAGTCGCAACCTCGAATTCGGTGAGCAACGTATCGAACAGGTCGACCGACGCCAGGGAGATGAGCGCAGCTGTATCCGCGACAATCATACAGTGCCCACTACAGTTGCGCGAGGTCGTCGGCCATTTCCTCGCCTTGTGCGAGCAGGGTCTTCGAGGCGCGGACGGATTCGGCGTCTTGCCGGCCGATAACCTGCTTCAGAGACTCAAACCCGATCTCATCATCTAGATAGAGGTCGACGACGGTCTGCTTGAATGCCTCTTGATCTTCCATCTCGTCTAAGTAGTCCTCCAGCGCCGCAAC
This genomic stretch from Haloarcula sp. CBA1127 harbors:
- a CDS encoding ribbon-helix-helix protein, CopG family, with product MTTRVNFRLPDNLVEKADVAAAATHKNRTEIVVAALEDYLDEMEDQEAFKQTVVDLYLDDEIGFESLKQVIGRQDAESVRASKTLLAQGEEMADDLAQL